From a region of the Paenibacillus lutimineralis genome:
- a CDS encoding ABC transporter ATP-binding protein, with product MDNLLEVKDLAISFNTREGEVQAIRGVNFHVDKGETLAIVGESGSGKSVTSQAVMQLVPQPNGIYKRGEIWFDGQQLIGKTEKQMQRIRGKEIGMIFQDPMTSLNPTMKVGKQITEVLHTHAKMSRQAAYRRAVELLDLVGIPEPERRFQRYPHEFSGGMRQRVVIAIALAASPKLLIADEPTTALDVTIQTQILELMKDLQRKIGTAIIFITHDLGVVAKMADRVAVMYAGQIVETGTAEEIFYDPRHPYTWGLLASMPSLDGQGGKLASIPGTPPDLIRLPKGDAFALRSQYAMKIDYEQEPPLYRVSDTHIVKSWLMHPHAPTVTPPEAIARKRRLLEGVYEYPVLVTELN from the coding sequence ATGGACAATTTATTGGAAGTAAAGGACTTGGCGATTTCATTCAACACAAGGGAAGGAGAGGTGCAGGCTATCCGCGGCGTTAACTTTCATGTAGATAAGGGGGAGACACTGGCTATCGTCGGCGAGTCAGGCTCGGGCAAAAGTGTGACATCCCAAGCTGTGATGCAGCTCGTACCCCAGCCGAATGGAATATATAAGCGGGGTGAGATCTGGTTCGACGGTCAGCAACTGATTGGGAAGACGGAGAAGCAAATGCAGCGGATTCGCGGCAAAGAGATCGGAATGATCTTCCAGGACCCGATGACGTCGCTGAATCCGACGATGAAAGTGGGCAAACAGATCACGGAGGTGCTTCATACCCATGCGAAAATGTCCAGACAAGCAGCGTACCGGAGAGCGGTCGAGCTGTTGGACTTGGTAGGGATTCCGGAGCCGGAGCGACGGTTTCAGCGGTATCCGCATGAATTTAGCGGCGGGATGCGACAGCGGGTAGTGATTGCCATTGCGTTGGCAGCCAGTCCAAAGCTATTGATTGCCGATGAACCGACCACGGCGCTGGACGTTACGATTCAGACGCAAATTCTGGAACTAATGAAGGATTTACAGCGGAAGATCGGGACGGCGATTATTTTTATCACGCATGACCTGGGCGTCGTGGCTAAAATGGCCGATCGTGTCGCGGTGATGTACGCTGGGCAGATCGTGGAGACAGGGACGGCTGAGGAAATCTTCTACGATCCACGGCACCCTTATACGTGGGGACTCCTGGCTTCGATGCCGAGCCTCGACGGGCAAGGAGGGAAGCTGGCTTCAATCCCTGGTACACCACCAGATCTGATTCGTCTGCCGAAGGGGGATGCTTTTGCTCTGCGCAGCCAATATGCGATGAAGATCGATTACGAGCAAGAGCCCCCTTTATACCGGGTATCGGATACCCATATAGTGAAATCATGGCTGATGCATCCTCATGCTCCGACGGTTACCCCGCCTGAAGCGATAGCCCGAAAACGGCGCCTTTTGGAGGGAGTCTATGAGTATCCAGTTTTAGTTACAGAACTCAATTGA
- a CDS encoding Vga family ABC-F type ribosomal protection protein produces the protein MFLLEAQHIKYYVQDRLLLDIDRLQVYKDARIGLVGRNGCGKTTLLQILANQIVPDEGHVVRHVQCELLPQLKRSDATKSGGEVTQEYIQQALVRDPVLLFADEPTTNLDTEHIEWIEKKLREWQGAFIVVSHDRAFLDALCTSIWEIHEGKMKEYIGNYSDYLKQKELEQDQRQAAYEKYEKKKAQLEEALRLKERKAERATKTPKKVSNSEARITGAKPYFAKKQKKLQQTASAIETRLEKLEKVEKVRELPPLKMDLPNVDTFMNRIIIRIEDVVGRIGERKLWDPASFQIRGGDKLAVTGPNGSGKTTLVKKIIREEAGVTLSPSVKVGYFSQNLNILDLDKTILENVQSSSKQTETVIRTVLARMHFFREDVYKPVSVLSGGERVKVALTKLFLSDINTLILDEPTNFLDMEAVEALESLLKEYEGSVIFVSHDRRFIDHVATRVLTIHDQKMELFEGTLQQMKQAPPKSSHDAEKDRYLLLETKISEVLSRLSLEPSQELEMEFQRLLKEKRDMSR, from the coding sequence ATGTTCTTACTAGAAGCACAACATATTAAGTATTATGTACAAGACCGTTTATTACTGGATATTGACCGGCTGCAAGTTTATAAAGATGCCCGGATTGGCTTGGTGGGCCGCAATGGCTGCGGGAAGACAACGCTGCTGCAAATTTTAGCGAATCAGATTGTTCCGGATGAAGGGCATGTTGTTAGGCATGTTCAATGTGAACTGCTGCCTCAGCTCAAACGGAGCGATGCGACCAAGAGCGGTGGTGAAGTTACACAGGAATACATTCAACAGGCGCTGGTCAGAGATCCGGTGCTGTTATTTGCAGATGAGCCAACGACGAACCTGGATACAGAGCATATCGAGTGGATTGAGAAGAAGCTGCGAGAGTGGCAAGGGGCATTTATTGTGGTCTCCCATGACCGGGCGTTCCTGGACGCGCTCTGCACATCGATCTGGGAAATCCATGAAGGCAAGATGAAGGAGTATATTGGGAATTACAGTGATTACCTTAAGCAGAAGGAATTAGAGCAGGACCAGCGGCAAGCGGCTTATGAGAAGTATGAGAAGAAGAAAGCACAGCTGGAGGAAGCCTTAAGGCTGAAAGAGAGAAAGGCCGAAAGAGCGACTAAGACTCCCAAGAAAGTAAGTAATTCAGAAGCGCGGATTACAGGAGCCAAGCCTTACTTTGCTAAAAAACAAAAGAAGCTGCAGCAAACGGCCTCCGCGATTGAGACAAGGCTGGAAAAACTCGAAAAGGTCGAAAAGGTGCGAGAGCTGCCGCCCCTAAAAATGGATCTGCCAAACGTAGATACGTTTATGAATCGTATCATTATTCGTATAGAAGATGTAGTAGGCAGAATCGGCGAACGAAAATTGTGGGATCCTGCCAGCTTTCAGATTCGGGGTGGTGACAAATTAGCGGTCACAGGTCCGAATGGCAGTGGGAAGACGACGCTAGTGAAGAAGATCATCAGGGAAGAGGCGGGCGTGACCCTTTCTCCCTCGGTGAAGGTAGGCTACTTCAGCCAAAATTTAAATATACTTGATCTGGATAAGACGATTCTGGAGAATGTGCAATCGTCTTCGAAGCAGACGGAGACCGTAATACGGACGGTCCTGGCCAGGATGCACTTTTTTAGAGAGGACGTATATAAGCCAGTCTCTGTGCTAAGTGGGGGAGAGCGGGTGAAGGTGGCGCTAACCAAGCTGTTCCTGAGCGATATCAATACGCTGATTCTGGATGAACCGACGAATTTTCTGGATATGGAAGCTGTGGAAGCGTTGGAGTCACTTCTCAAGGAGTATGAAGGCAGCGTCATCTTCGTCTCTCATGACCGTCGCTTTATTGATCATGTGGCTACGCGGGTTCTGACGATTCATGATCAGAAGATGGAACTGTTCGAAGGGACGTTACAGCAGATGAAGCAAGCACCTCCTAAGAGCAGTCATGATGCGGAGAAAGACCGCTATCTCTTGCTCGAGACGAAAATATCAGAAGTGCTAAGCCGTCTAAGCCTCGAACCGTCCCAGGAGTTAGAGATGGAGTTCCAGCGGCTGCTAAAAGAAAAGAGAGACATGAGTCGATAA
- a CDS encoding DUF1796 family putative cysteine peptidase has product MDWDQNRGTYHAFISLGAMCQTAHQLRRLGLRRFSGPLDWFITNSSPKLSHLLNTRFNGFMELNNLRHINIVDNHYVLRDTVYQVDSYHDFPVHYNPNQLYPQFKEQVDRRISRFLNTIKTGPVCFVRTHTSSSEARLLEQALYNISHRDFRMLIVNLHNQRGKGVIYEDWGLQRVSSVTIPSGRDWRGSNHHWDLIMKGFN; this is encoded by the coding sequence TTGGACTGGGATCAAAACAGAGGAACTTACCATGCCTTTATCAGCCTTGGAGCAATGTGCCAGACTGCACATCAATTAAGAAGATTGGGACTCCGCAGATTTAGTGGTCCACTTGATTGGTTCATTACCAATTCTTCACCGAAACTTTCCCATCTTCTCAACACAAGGTTCAATGGATTTATGGAATTGAACAATTTGCGTCATATAAACATAGTCGATAATCACTATGTTTTACGTGATACGGTATACCAAGTAGATTCGTATCATGATTTCCCCGTTCATTATAATCCCAACCAACTCTACCCCCAGTTTAAAGAGCAAGTTGACCGTAGGATATCTAGATTTTTAAATACGATAAAAACCGGCCCCGTTTGTTTCGTGCGTACACACACTTCAAGTTCGGAGGCGCGGCTCCTAGAACAAGCTTTATATAACATTTCGCACAGAGATTTCAGGATGCTCATAGTTAATCTCCATAATCAGCGGGGAAAGGGCGTCATTTATGAAGATTGGGGATTGCAACGTGTTTCTTCTGTCACAATTCCATCAGGCAGGGATTGGAGAGGCTCAAACCATCATTGGGATCTCATTATGAAAGGGTTTAATTAA
- a CDS encoding carbohydrate ABC transporter permease — translation MEETKRSGSAGLKLSKVIIYIVCIALAILSIFPFWIMFVNATRSSVEIQRGLSLLPSTHFMDNWHVLINKSFDPIQGFLNSFIISGSATILTVYFSSLAAYGLVTYNWKLRNAFFTFILCIMMIPSQASAIGFYQFMYKLHWTNNFLPLILPAIAAPAVVFFMRQYLLATLSLEIVEAARVDGSGEFKTFNRIILPLMIPAVATQAIFAFVGNWNNLFMPLILLTQKEKYTMPIMVSLLKGDIYKTEFGSIYLGLALTALPLFIVYFLLSRYIIAGVALGGVKE, via the coding sequence ATGGAAGAGACTAAAAGAAGCGGATCCGCTGGCTTGAAATTAAGTAAAGTGATTATCTATATTGTCTGCATTGCTTTGGCGATTCTCAGCATCTTTCCGTTTTGGATCATGTTTGTAAACGCCACACGCTCATCTGTTGAAATCCAAAGGGGTCTTTCACTACTTCCTTCTACCCACTTTATGGATAACTGGCATGTGTTGATCAATAAGAGCTTCGATCCGATTCAAGGATTCTTGAACTCATTCATTATTTCTGGTTCAGCGACAATCCTAACGGTCTACTTCTCGTCCCTGGCAGCCTATGGACTCGTTACTTACAATTGGAAACTACGTAATGCATTTTTTACCTTTATCCTGTGTATCATGATGATTCCTTCTCAAGCAAGCGCAATTGGATTCTATCAGTTCATGTATAAGCTGCACTGGACGAACAACTTCCTTCCATTGATTCTACCTGCGATTGCGGCGCCGGCAGTGGTGTTCTTCATGCGCCAATATTTGCTGGCAACGTTGTCGCTAGAAATCGTGGAAGCAGCGCGTGTAGACGGTTCTGGTGAATTCAAAACGTTCAACCGAATTATTCTCCCGTTGATGATTCCGGCAGTAGCGACGCAGGCTATCTTTGCCTTTGTAGGTAACTGGAACAACCTGTTCATGCCGCTGATTCTGTTGACACAGAAGGAAAAATATACGATGCCGATCATGGTGAGCTTGCTGAAAGGCGATATTTACAAGACGGAATTTGGCTCGATATACCTAGGTCTGGCTTTGACGGCATTACCACTGTTCATTGTGTACTTCCTGTTGTCCCGTTATATCATCGCGGGCGTAGCATTGGGGGGAGTCAAAGAATAA
- a CDS encoding carbohydrate ABC transporter permease, which produces MDNPFQNFKDLLFDNPLFIKSLQNTALLWIVNFVPQIGLALLLTAWFTNRRLNIKGQGAFKVLLYMPNIITASTIAVLFSSLFAYPMGPINSLFQMLGWSDAPIYFLQSKATARGIVSFIQFWMWYGNTMIILIAGVMGINPALFESAAIDGANGVQTFFRITLPSLRTILLFTLITSMVGGLTMFDIPQLFLNGGPDSSTTTATMFIYGQAFKGSYMYNRAAAASMILFVIAAILSGLVFYLMRDRDAAKIKKAEKMYRRSARAAAEREV; this is translated from the coding sequence ATGGATAACCCTTTTCAGAACTTTAAAGATCTCCTCTTTGATAATCCCTTGTTCATTAAGTCTCTGCAAAACACGGCATTGCTCTGGATTGTCAACTTCGTCCCTCAGATCGGTCTTGCGCTTTTACTCACTGCATGGTTCACGAATCGGCGCCTTAACATAAAGGGACAGGGAGCATTCAAGGTTCTGCTCTATATGCCTAATATTATCACTGCGAGTACGATCGCCGTACTCTTTAGCTCTCTGTTTGCATATCCGATGGGTCCCATAAATAGTTTATTTCAGATGCTAGGATGGTCCGACGCTCCAATCTACTTCCTCCAGAGTAAGGCGACAGCGCGTGGTATTGTGTCGTTCATCCAGTTCTGGATGTGGTACGGCAACACGATGATTATTCTGATTGCAGGAGTTATGGGCATAAATCCGGCTCTCTTCGAGTCTGCAGCGATCGACGGCGCGAACGGAGTTCAAACCTTCTTCCGGATTACGCTGCCGAGTTTGCGTACGATATTGTTGTTTACCCTGATTACATCGATGGTCGGCGGTCTTACGATGTTCGATATTCCGCAGCTGTTCCTTAATGGCGGACCAGACAGCTCCACGACTACCGCAACCATGTTCATCTATGGGCAGGCCTTCAAAGGCAGTTATATGTATAACCGTGCAGCAGCGGCGAGTATGATCCTGTTCGTGATCGCTGCGATATTGTCAGGCCTAGTGTTCTATTTAATGCGGGATCGTGATGCGGCTAAAATAAAAAAAGCGGAAAAAATGTATAGACGGTCTGCTCGTGCAGCAGCTGAGAGGGAGGTGTAA
- a CDS encoding ABC transporter substrate-binding protein → MKKMKRVLVGLSLLLVMSSVLAACGGKSNSSNAPNSSPAPTTNNSNTPPPSNEKVTVNLWSFTDEIPNMTEKYIATHPDANVEFKTTVIATTDGAYQPALDQALAGGGKDAPDIYAAESAFVLKYSQGDASDYAANYADLGLDDQMVKDAGIAQYSVDIGSKDGQLKALGYQATGGAFIYRRSLAKETFGTDDPATIKNEVGPGWDKFFEAAAKLKAKGYGIVSGDGDIWHPIENSSDKGWIVDGKLHIDPKREQFLDLAKKLKDNDYFNDTQDWQEGWFADMSGTGPKPVFGFFGPAWLINYTLKDNVKDTFGDWAVTEPPTGFFWGGTWLLANKDVAKDDAKKQAVADFIKWVTLDTSDTGLQYYWANGTMKDGEQGTKDSVASSVVMSNSNGETALVGGQNMFDVFVPANANASGKNLTQYDESINTIWRDQVRQYTAGSKDRNAAIADFKQQVKDQLGIDSE, encoded by the coding sequence ATGAAAAAAATGAAACGTGTTTTAGTAGGACTTTCTTTACTGCTTGTAATGTCATCCGTACTCGCAGCGTGTGGTGGAAAATCAAATTCATCGAACGCGCCGAACTCAAGTCCAGCCCCAACAACCAACAATTCTAATACTCCACCACCGTCAAATGAGAAGGTTACTGTAAATCTCTGGAGCTTCACGGACGAGATTCCTAACATGACGGAAAAGTACATTGCAACTCATCCTGACGCAAATGTGGAATTTAAAACAACAGTAATCGCAACTACCGATGGAGCTTATCAGCCAGCTCTTGACCAGGCTCTGGCCGGAGGCGGCAAAGATGCCCCTGATATTTATGCAGCTGAATCTGCATTCGTGCTTAAGTATTCGCAAGGCGATGCATCCGACTATGCAGCAAACTATGCTGACCTGGGTCTTGACGACCAAATGGTTAAGGACGCAGGCATCGCTCAATATTCAGTTGATATCGGCAGCAAAGACGGCCAACTGAAAGCCCTCGGCTATCAAGCGACCGGTGGCGCCTTTATCTATCGCCGTTCACTTGCGAAAGAGACATTTGGAACGGACGATCCAGCTACAATCAAGAATGAAGTTGGACCTGGCTGGGATAAGTTCTTCGAAGCTGCTGCGAAGCTGAAAGCTAAAGGATACGGTATCGTATCTGGCGACGGCGACATTTGGCACCCAATCGAGAACAGTTCTGACAAGGGTTGGATTGTCGATGGCAAGCTTCATATCGATCCGAAGCGTGAACAGTTCCTTGATCTCGCCAAGAAGCTGAAGGATAATGACTACTTTAATGATACTCAAGACTGGCAGGAAGGTTGGTTTGCAGATATGTCCGGTACTGGACCTAAACCGGTCTTCGGTTTCTTCGGTCCTGCATGGCTCATCAACTATACATTGAAAGATAATGTGAAAGATACTTTTGGTGACTGGGCTGTTACTGAGCCGCCAACAGGCTTTTTCTGGGGAGGCACATGGCTGCTCGCTAACAAGGATGTAGCCAAGGACGATGCTAAGAAACAGGCAGTAGCAGACTTTATCAAATGGGTTACGCTCGATACTTCTGACACGGGCCTCCAATATTACTGGGCTAACGGCACAATGAAGGATGGCGAGCAAGGTACGAAGGACAGCGTCGCATCCTCCGTCGTTATGTCAAATTCAAATGGCGAAACAGCATTGGTCGGCGGGCAGAACATGTTCGACGTGTTCGTTCCAGCTAACGCTAACGCTTCAGGTAAGAACTTGACCCAGTATGACGAGTCTATTAACACTATCTGGCGCGATCAAGTACGTCAATATACAGCAGGTAGCAAGGATCGCAATGCTGCGATCGCAGACTTCAAACAGCAAGTCAAAGACCAACTTGGCATTGATAGCGAATAA
- a CDS encoding response regulator transcription factor translates to MRSRTILIVDDEPRSREGMKKILGVWAAGQYEILTASNGGAALQILEETPIELMITDIRMPEISGLALVSQMRAKRIQRQPSVIFVSGHAQFEYAQEALRLSVVDYLLKPVGREKLIASVEGALKAGEEKEHLIFMRKTADPQLMAIRDEEAVLSEAVRQAMHYIETHIDEVISLQEVAGHVHLNGSYFSALFKEQCQINFSEYVTRRKLQKAKELLLKTNLPIAEIACRSGYQRVNYFNKLFKEYEGMSPGRYRSMRNGMEAQIQ, encoded by the coding sequence ATGAGGAGCCGAACGATTCTTATCGTTGATGATGAACCGAGATCGAGAGAAGGAATGAAGAAGATACTCGGGGTATGGGCAGCCGGTCAATATGAAATCCTCACGGCGAGCAACGGGGGAGCCGCTCTGCAGATTCTCGAGGAGACGCCTATAGAACTGATGATTACGGACATTCGTATGCCGGAAATCAGCGGCCTTGCTTTAGTGAGTCAGATGAGGGCGAAAAGGATTCAGCGTCAACCTTCCGTTATTTTTGTATCAGGTCATGCTCAGTTCGAGTATGCCCAGGAAGCGCTTCGTTTGTCCGTGGTGGACTACTTGTTGAAGCCGGTTGGCCGGGAGAAGTTGATCGCATCCGTAGAGGGTGCTCTGAAGGCAGGGGAAGAGAAGGAACATCTCATCTTCATGCGGAAGACGGCTGATCCGCAACTCATGGCTATCAGGGATGAAGAGGCCGTATTAAGCGAAGCTGTCCGTCAGGCGATGCACTATATAGAGACACATATAGATGAAGTGATAAGTCTGCAGGAAGTTGCCGGGCATGTGCATCTGAACGGGAGTTATTTTAGCGCACTTTTCAAGGAGCAATGCCAGATCAATTTTAGCGAATATGTCACCCGTAGGAAATTACAGAAAGCGAAAGAATTGCTGCTGAAGACGAATCTGCCTATCGCAGAGATCGCTTGCCGTAGCGGTTATCAGAGAGTCAATTATTTTAATAAACTGTTCAAAGAATATGAAGGAATGAGTCCGGGGCGGTATCGATCGATGAGGAACGGAATGGAGGCCCAAATTCAATAG
- a CDS encoding alpha/beta hydrolase yields the protein MRNLKRLIKYVGVFIIIILVIALFRPTWTSNIKGDNSISVLEQVKINGTKQQIMIRGRDQNNPVIIYVHGGPSVSEIPYAKYEDLLEKDFTVVNYDQRGSGKSYHFNEDYSNLTADVLVDDLLELTDYISKRFGKEKVILIGHSYGTYLGTMAAYKAPEKYEAYIGVGQMSNMQESEIDNLNNTISEAKKAGNTEDVKYLERIAEKIHAGEAVTPRGYVYKYGGATRLINMSDGDILLSREYNLLDSIRYTYGVANSQERLVKETLDKPLPKIVTKLELPFYFVMGKYDAMTSSNAAKKYFDKIEADQKGFISFEESAHYPNFEEKEKFYEWMCDTFVLNATILH from the coding sequence ATGAGAAACTTAAAGAGATTAATAAAATATGTCGGTGTATTCATTATTATAATACTGGTAATCGCACTTTTCAGGCCTACATGGACTTCGAATATAAAAGGGGATAACAGTATTAGTGTCTTAGAACAGGTGAAGATCAATGGCACAAAACAGCAAATCATGATTAGAGGTCGTGATCAAAATAACCCGGTCATTATATATGTACATGGGGGACCGAGTGTGTCCGAAATTCCTTATGCCAAGTACGAGGACTTATTAGAAAAGGATTTCACGGTCGTTAATTACGATCAAAGAGGAAGCGGCAAATCGTATCATTTTAATGAGGATTATTCTAACTTAACGGCAGATGTACTTGTAGATGATCTATTAGAACTTACGGATTATATTTCAAAACGATTTGGTAAAGAGAAAGTGATCTTAATAGGTCATTCTTACGGCACATACTTAGGAACAATGGCTGCTTATAAAGCTCCTGAAAAATATGAAGCCTATATTGGGGTTGGTCAGATGAGTAATATGCAAGAAAGTGAAATAGATAATTTGAATAATACGATAAGTGAAGCGAAAAAAGCCGGAAATACAGAAGATGTGAAGTACTTAGAGAGGATCGCTGAAAAAATACATGCTGGAGAGGCAGTGACTCCAAGAGGTTATGTGTATAAGTACGGCGGCGCTACAAGACTTATTAATATGTCGGATGGCGATATACTATTAAGTCGTGAATATAATTTATTAGATTCAATTCGCTATACATATGGAGTTGCTAATTCACAAGAACGACTTGTAAAAGAAACCTTGGATAAGCCGCTACCTAAGATCGTTACCAAACTTGAGTTACCATTTTATTTTGTAATGGGTAAATACGACGCTATGACTTCATCTAATGCAGCAAAAAAGTATTTTGATAAGATTGAGGCGGACCAAAAGGGGTTCATTTCTTTTGAAGAGTCAGCTCATTATCCAAATTTTGAGGAGAAGGAAAAATTTTATGAATGGATGTGCGATACATTTGTATTAAATGCTACAATCCTTCATTGA
- a CDS encoding response regulator transcription factor, with translation MIKAAIVEDQKILRKSLKIVIENISDIEIVGTAENGEEAIALCERENLDVLLMDIQMPVMDGVKATEEIKKRWPNIKVIILTTFQDVTYVLNALNAGAEGYILKAVDPEFLVQGIKLVYHGGSLIPQQLAKEVFGQIELSNSNSDQDLSYMNHPYDLNHQEIKVLRCLTQGLSNRDISEKMYLSLGTVKNYVSTIYSKLNVKNRSSAIIKAMEESLIGDKKY, from the coding sequence ATGATTAAAGCGGCAATCGTTGAAGATCAAAAGATTTTAAGAAAAAGCTTGAAAATTGTGATTGAAAATATTTCTGACATTGAGATTGTTGGAACTGCGGAAAATGGAGAAGAGGCCATTGCTTTATGTGAAAGGGAAAACCTTGATGTTCTTTTAATGGATATTCAAATGCCGGTGATGGATGGGGTAAAGGCTACGGAAGAAATCAAAAAACGTTGGCCTAATATTAAAGTGATCATACTTACTACTTTTCAAGATGTTACTTACGTATTGAATGCCTTAAATGCTGGTGCAGAGGGTTATATATTAAAGGCGGTTGATCCAGAATTTTTAGTTCAGGGAATTAAACTAGTGTATCACGGAGGTTCCCTCATTCCTCAACAATTAGCCAAAGAAGTGTTTGGTCAGATAGAATTAAGTAACTCCAACTCAGATCAGGACCTTAGCTATATGAATCATCCATATGATTTGAATCATCAAGAGATAAAAGTTCTAAGATGTTTAACCCAAGGATTGTCCAATAGAGATATTTCAGAAAAAATGTATCTATCCCTGGGAACTGTGAAAAATTATGTTTCTACCATTTATTCGAAATTAAATGTAAAAAACAGATCTTCTGCGATTATTAAAGCTATGGAAGAGAGTCTTATAGGAGATAAGAAATATTAA
- a CDS encoding sensor histidine kinase encodes MAEVLLTGSLFIYLSSQYEITVTYSFLLVPILTVAYACQAKPLIWLGPILVVGTWAGSLFISKDFFAIFIDTVIFYGIGFCLGRVTIVNKANKELIASIEAKNKDLEYYSKKIEELTIKEERNRVSQDLHDTVGHIFTSVITSLDALPFIYQADKKEAEKSIKEISDLARNGLNDVRKTIHHMSPTSHRTLVESVKELIADFMKHTATDIQLNVEGESVIISERVKFTIIRCIQEGLTNAKRHGQATFIKVNISFKQEELMVHIEDNGNGCDELNLGFGLRSMKDRISALAGTVNFDSKLNSGMKITCNIPMAKEV; translated from the coding sequence ATGGCTGAGGTGTTGTTAACGGGTTCTCTGTTTATTTACTTATCAAGCCAGTATGAAATAACAGTGACTTATAGCTTTCTACTCGTGCCTATCCTTACAGTTGCCTATGCTTGTCAAGCTAAGCCATTAATTTGGTTAGGACCTATCTTAGTAGTTGGTACTTGGGCTGGAAGCCTCTTCATTAGTAAGGATTTCTTTGCCATTTTTATTGACACAGTTATTTTCTATGGGATTGGGTTTTGCTTAGGTAGGGTGACCATCGTTAATAAAGCTAATAAAGAGTTAATTGCCTCAATAGAGGCAAAGAATAAGGATCTGGAATATTACTCAAAAAAGATTGAGGAACTGACGATTAAGGAAGAAAGAAATAGAGTGTCACAAGATTTGCATGATACAGTGGGCCATATTTTCACATCAGTCATAACAAGTTTAGATGCACTTCCTTTTATATATCAGGCAGACAAAAAAGAAGCAGAAAAAAGCATAAAAGAGATTTCAGATTTAGCACGAAACGGATTGAACGATGTAAGAAAAACAATTCACCATATGTCGCCGACGAGTCATCGAACGCTTGTTGAATCAGTGAAAGAGCTGATTGCTGATTTTATGAAACATACGGCAACAGATATACAACTAAATGTCGAAGGGGAATCTGTCATAATCAGCGAAAGAGTAAAGTTTACCATTATTCGTTGTATCCAAGAAGGTCTTACAAATGCAAAAAGACATGGTCAGGCCACTTTCATTAAAGTAAATATTTCATTTAAACAGGAAGAATTGATGGTTCATATCGAAGATAATGGAAACGGCTGTGACGAATTGAATTTAGGATTTGGCTTACGCTCCATGAAAGATCGAATATCGGCATTAGCAGGTACAGTTAACTTTGATTCTAAATTGAATAGTGGCATGAAGATAACGTGTAACATACCTATGGCAAAGGAAGTTTAA